One stretch of Thermoplasmata archaeon DNA includes these proteins:
- a CDS encoding FAD/NAD(P)-binding oxidoreductase, which produces MAKIIVVGAGVGGVLMANYLKDELLIFDESTKHVHQPSWMYAGIYGKKENTRAISDLLPKNATYKNEKIIKIDLANRIVYSKNAQYQYDKLIVASGSKPSPEKVTGLDTLSQKYGDIFTSEQQALKFWQNLNSFNGGKLVVGVSYPIYKFPPIALEAVFLIEEYLRKRKIRDKTKIFFFSPFTGAYPAKPMDDVIQPILHEKGIELLAPFDLDTVDMEKRILNSLEGDSLNFDLPLIVPPFTGTDAMPENLVTEDGYISTDKQKLNIKGFEDAFAIGDVASIPSAKSGATTHLEAKVLAKRLSGIDAKYDGRTNCPFEVGDRKATFVIGNYTTETAKIVPKRSYYYMKKFSGSIYWSTIKGKYDWLYDWYFNYMNPKKMLEKYG; this is translated from the coding sequence ATGGCTAAGATAATAGTTGTCGGTGCAGGAGTTGGCGGTGTTTTGATGGCAAATTATCTAAAAGATGAGCTATTGATCTTTGATGAATCCACAAAACATGTCCATCAACCGTCCTGGATGTATGCAGGAATATATGGAAAGAAAGAGAACACAAGGGCAATTTCAGATTTATTACCAAAAAACGCAACCTATAAAAATGAGAAAATCATAAAAATCGATCTTGCCAACAGAATCGTTTACAGCAAAAATGCGCAGTATCAGTACGATAAATTAATAGTAGCTTCAGGATCTAAGCCCAGCCCTGAAAAAGTTACTGGATTAGACACGCTGTCACAAAAATATGGAGATATATTCACAAGTGAACAACAAGCTCTGAAATTCTGGCAGAATCTGAATAGTTTTAATGGAGGAAAACTGGTAGTTGGAGTATCATACCCAATATACAAGTTCCCGCCGATCGCTCTGGAGGCTGTATTTTTAATTGAAGAGTATCTTCGAAAAAGAAAGATCAGGGACAAAACCAAGATCTTTTTTTTCTCTCCTTTCACAGGTGCCTATCCAGCAAAGCCCATGGACGACGTGATACAGCCTATCCTTCATGAAAAAGGCATCGAATTGCTTGCTCCATTTGATCTTGATACAGTAGACATGGAAAAGAGAATACTTAATTCTTTAGAAGGAGACTCGCTTAATTTTGATTTACCTCTGATTGTCCCTCCTTTCACCGGCACGGACGCAATGCCTGAAAATCTGGTAACTGAGGATGGATATATATCAACAGACAAGCAGAAATTAAATATTAAGGGATTTGAAGATGCTTTTGCCATTGGCGATGTGGCTTCAATACCCTCTGCAAAATCTGGAGCAACCACGCATCTGGAGGCTAAGGTACTGGCAAAAAGATTAAGTGGAATTGATGCAAAGTATGATGGGAGGACAAACTGTCCGTTCGAGGTGGGTGATAGAAAGGCAACGTTTGTGATTGGAAACTATACCACCGAGACCGCAAAAATAGTTCCTAAAAGATCATACTATTACATGAAAAAATTTTCTGGCAGCATTTACTGGAGCACTATTAAAGGAAAATATGATTGGCTTTATGACTGGTATTTCAATTACATGAATCCAAAAAAGATGCTTGAAAAATACGGTTAA
- a CDS encoding TusE/DsrC/DsvC family sulfur relay protein, whose translation MAENYVIVKNPDGSEKKIAIDEDGFIKDPADWCEAFALAVAKEEGIEKVTDEHLKVINYLRSYFLQFDSCPPIKMLLKNTGLDIKTLYILFPTGPAKGACRLAGAPKPTGCV comes from the coding sequence ATGGCTGAAAATTATGTAATTGTGAAAAATCCGGATGGATCCGAGAAAAAAATAGCCATTGATGAAGATGGTTTTATAAAGGATCCTGCTGATTGGTGTGAAGCTTTTGCTTTAGCAGTAGCTAAAGAAGAAGGAATCGAAAAGGTGACCGATGAACATTTAAAAGTGATAAACTATCTAAGGAGCTATTTTTTACAGTTTGATAGTTGCCCACCTATAAAGATGCTTTTAAAGAACACTGGTTTAGATATTAAAACTTTGTATATTTTATTTCCTACCGGCCCAGCAAAAGGTGCCTGCAGGTTAGCTGGTGCTCCTAAACCTACGGGGTGCGTATAA
- a CDS encoding 4Fe-4S dicluster domain-containing protein, with the protein MKKNFEIYKQRAIMLESPSGKAEEWLSKQDKLETTGNYRERYANDEELSKIFSKKQGDETYFINELKNFKKNSKAFVGFMESCTHCGVCIDKCPMFIATGDKNNSPVGRAEIIRKLYKKLDRVRPELEVDLKKIYTYYYQCTECRRCSTFCPQGIDQSEITRTVRDILTGMGIQPEYVVNTLAQMYRVGNNMGLNTKAITNAVHFMEDELKENTGKDIPIMLDKPKAEILFLPSSTDVTVNLDTGEGYIKFLYNQKIDYTISSKITEIANFGLFSSERYLREMADIIVKEAVAKNVKAVVWGECGHGWRAGNSYTRFELAKHGIQTYHIHQLVAKAISRGQIKLDKNKNDDLYNYHDPCNYARGGNLVNEPRDILKAVVRETVESKYNKAETLCCGAGAGLLADERDWNDFRAWAGWPSVYYAWKTGAHYMISPCAIDKAQYPFVINYHKVNKDIQMKGLMDLFGYAIEL; encoded by the coding sequence ATGAAAAAAAACTTTGAGATTTATAAACAGAGAGCAATAATGCTAGAAAGTCCTAGTGGCAAAGCTGAAGAGTGGTTAAGCAAGCAAGATAAGCTTGAAACAACGGGCAATTACAGAGAAAGGTATGCAAACGATGAAGAACTTTCAAAGATATTTTCAAAAAAACAGGGAGATGAAACATACTTTATAAATGAGCTTAAAAACTTTAAAAAGAACAGCAAGGCATTTGTTGGTTTTATGGAAAGCTGTACTCATTGCGGTGTATGCATTGATAAATGTCCAATGTTCATTGCCACAGGAGATAAAAACAATTCGCCAGTAGGCAGAGCTGAAATTATAAGGAAATTATATAAGAAATTAGATCGAGTGAGACCAGAACTTGAGGTTGATCTTAAAAAAATATATACCTACTACTATCAATGCACAGAATGCAGAAGATGTAGTACATTTTGTCCGCAGGGTATAGATCAATCTGAGATCACGAGAACCGTAAGAGACATATTGACAGGTATGGGAATTCAGCCAGAATATGTGGTAAATACCCTTGCACAGATGTATCGTGTGGGTAATAACATGGGTTTAAATACGAAAGCGATAACGAACGCGGTTCATTTTATGGAAGATGAACTTAAAGAGAATACTGGCAAGGATATTCCAATAATGCTCGATAAGCCGAAAGCGGAGATATTGTTCTTACCATCCTCAACAGATGTTACTGTAAACCTTGATACAGGGGAAGGATATATAAAATTCTTGTACAACCAGAAAATAGATTATACAATATCATCAAAAATAACAGAGATCGCGAATTTTGGATTGTTTTCATCAGAACGGTATCTGAGAGAGATGGCAGACATAATAGTGAAAGAGGCAGTAGCTAAAAACGTGAAAGCGGTGGTCTGGGGCGAATGTGGACATGGCTGGAGAGCTGGAAACAGCTATACAAGATTCGAGCTTGCAAAGCATGGCATACAAACATATCATATACACCAGCTTGTAGCAAAAGCCATTTCTAGAGGTCAGATAAAGCTGGACAAGAACAAGAACGATGATCTTTACAATTACCATGATCCTTGCAACTACGCTCGAGGCGGTAATCTCGTAAATGAGCCCCGAGATATTTTAAAAGCGGTAGTGAGAGAGACTGTAGAATCAAAATACAACAAAGCGGAAACATTGTGTTGTGGTGCAGGTGCAGGGCTACTTGCTGATGAACGAGACTGGAACGATTTTCGTGCATGGGCTGGCTGGCCATCTGTATATTACGCATGGAAAACCGGCGCTCATTATATGATATCTCCTTGTGCAATAGATAAAGCACAGTATCCTTTTGTCATTAATTACCACAAAGTAAACAAAGACATACAGATGAAGGGACTGATGGATCTTTTTGGCTATGCGATAGAACTTTAG
- the dsrB gene encoding dissimilatory-type sulfite reductase subunit beta, whose product MGVIEGPPRPYTNYIPDYIAKNVGKWHTHNILEPGIIEHVSKSGDKIYTIRVASTTNCRYSTETIRKFTAIADKYSKGVMRFTNAFNIEFLTDNKENAYKIREEMSKIGFPTGGWGNRLWNVTSCAGYFHCALAATDAPSIAKSIADDIYKYFNQEELPAKLTVSSSGCPSSCGGSFLADISIIGIHTEIPIITDAVKACDLLGVTMICPVGAIALKTNPSGEKTIEIRESLCIGCGLCVGACGGIIFKTPEKTDGHAIVIGGKASSTNGGTNFGRIVVPYLPNDPPRYELTVKIVRRIIDTWKNDAKKGERIITWVHRIGWNKFFEKTKIPYFEQSMEDLDLRALTTLRDGANRQ is encoded by the coding sequence ATGGGAGTGATAGAAGGACCGCCAAGACCTTATACAAATTATATACCAGATTATATTGCTAAAAATGTTGGTAAATGGCACACCCACAATATTTTAGAACCTGGAATCATAGAGCATGTTAGCAAATCCGGAGATAAAATATATACAATAAGGGTAGCATCTACCACCAATTGCAGATATAGCACTGAGACTATCAGAAAATTCACGGCTATAGCCGATAAATATTCTAAAGGAGTAATGAGATTCACAAATGCATTCAATATTGAGTTTCTTACAGACAACAAAGAAAATGCATATAAGATAAGAGAGGAAATGTCAAAGATAGGTTTTCCAACTGGTGGCTGGGGGAATAGGTTATGGAATGTTACTAGCTGTGCCGGCTATTTTCATTGCGCTTTAGCTGCTACAGATGCTCCTTCTATAGCCAAATCTATAGCAGATGATATTTATAAATACTTTAATCAAGAAGAGTTACCAGCTAAGCTTACTGTCTCATCTTCTGGCTGTCCTAGTAGCTGTGGAGGATCTTTCCTTGCAGACATAAGCATTATAGGGATACATACTGAGATTCCTATAATTACAGATGCTGTAAAAGCATGCGATTTACTGGGGGTTACTATGATTTGCCCAGTAGGAGCTATTGCGCTCAAGACTAATCCTTCTGGAGAGAAGACCATAGAGATTCGAGAATCCTTGTGCATAGGCTGTGGTTTGTGTGTAGGTGCTTGTGGTGGGATAATATTCAAGACTCCTGAGAAAACTGATGGTCATGCAATCGTTATAGGGGGTAAAGCCTCTTCAACTAACGGTGGCACAAATTTTGGAAGAATAGTAGTACCATACTTACCTAATGATCCTCCAAGATATGAGCTAACTGTAAAAATAGTAAGACGCATAATAGATACATGGAAAAATGATGCTAAAAAAGGAGAACGCATCATTACTTGGGTACATAGGATAGGATGGAACAAATTCTTTGAAAAGACAAAGATCCCGTACTTTGAACAGAGCATGGAAGACCTGGATCTGAGAGCACTTACCACGTTAAGAGATGGTGCAAACAGGCAGTAG
- a CDS encoding respiratory nitrate reductase subunit gamma, giving the protein MNSYDYFFIYLFYFSFVIFIIGSIYVLVKWIFTKKGKDGSYLGLPYLFTYPGQNTAWSALKNILGRIFLFSSIKYDRKTRYVAALFHWSLWIIIAAHFDMFVEKYIVALGIPASEIETLAFYAGNFFGILLIITGLYLFYRRLSNPYLRDLSTAGDYFALLLIVAFGFSGVIMRFLVSDTFAYDKVGPFIAGLFTGSFAPMPMVPIFIIHFLLACTILIYYPLGKFMHMYSFFTNPTLYTIFHPGEANEKKL; this is encoded by the coding sequence TTGAATAGCTATGATTATTTTTTTATTTATCTTTTCTATTTTTCTTTTGTAATATTTATCATAGGCAGCATTTATGTCTTAGTAAAATGGATATTTACCAAGAAAGGTAAAGATGGTTCATATCTTGGGCTTCCCTATTTGTTTACCTACCCCGGGCAAAACACTGCATGGAGTGCATTAAAAAATATACTTGGCAGAATATTTCTCTTTTCAAGCATAAAATATGATCGAAAAACAAGATATGTAGCAGCCCTATTTCACTGGAGCCTTTGGATTATTATTGCCGCTCATTTTGATATGTTTGTTGAAAAATATATAGTGGCATTAGGCATTCCTGCCAGTGAGATAGAAACCCTTGCATTTTATGCCGGCAACTTTTTCGGCATACTATTAATTATAACGGGGTTGTATCTATTTTACAGGCGCTTATCAAATCCATACTTACGAGATCTGAGTACTGCTGGAGACTATTTTGCATTATTGCTGATAGTCGCCTTTGGATTTTCCGGTGTTATAATGAGATTCTTAGTTTCAGACACTTTTGCATATGATAAAGTTGGACCGTTTATAGCAGGCTTGTTTACTGGTTCATTTGCGCCAATGCCAATGGTTCCAATATTTATAATTCATTTCCTGTTAGCGTGTACGATACTGATATATTACCCACTTGGTAAATTCATGCACATGTACTCATTCTTCACAAACCCTACACTTTATACAATATTCCATCCTGGTGAGGCAAATGAAAAAAAACTTTGA